The following are encoded together in the Amblyraja radiata isolate CabotCenter1 chromosome 27, sAmbRad1.1.pri, whole genome shotgun sequence genome:
- the LOC116988551 gene encoding platelet-activating factor receptor-like: MEGTMNTTGSPLWNMTEEALNVIETTMNSSENHSLIIGAALKACDAWHPVQNFILPLVYLLVLFIGLFSNFIALLIFLQNARKIKKAIRVYLINLTLADIMFNVTLPFWVVYYFKGGDWVFSEAMCRMAGVFYYVATYSAITFMILISINRYCTVQKTKLPIPLNDPTGSLYTSVFVWMFWVACGIPALLQQQTTRWGLHATRCFEEQSEGTTYVYASFIFFLISFLFVILSYVSIMKALSSQRNILQGMHRRMARSMVLGMLIVFLVCVLPYHLSLIPWELSKANTKGTPGCAPLKGIDIVHKLNLALLSMNSCVDPIIYCFSVKRFRRELKKIFRKLALRLPFQAHTIEASETQIRSNSLTTS; encoded by the exons ATGGAAGGAACCATGAACACAACAGGGTCACCACTGTGGAATATGACTGAGGAGGCCTTAAATGTGAT AGAAACAACAATGAACTCCAGTGAAAACCATAGTTTGATTATAGGAGCAGCTCTCAAGGCATGTGATGCCTGGCACCCAGTTCAGAACTTCATCCTGCCTCTCGTCTACCTGCTGGTCTTGTTCATCGGGCTCTTCAGCAACTTTATTGCACTTCTGATCTTCCTGCAGAATGCCAGGAAGATTAAAAAAGCAATCCGAGTGTACCTGATTAATCTCACTCTGGCCGACATCATGTTTAACGTCACCCTGCCGTTCTGGGTGGTTTATTATTTTAAAGGCGGAGACTGGGTCTTCTCTGAGGCCATGTGCCGGATGGCAGGAGTGTTCTACTATGTGGCGACGTACAGTGCCATCACCTTTATGATCCTCATTAGTATCAACAGGTACTGCACAGTTCAAAAGACAAAGCTCCCGATTCCTTTGAATGATCCGACTGGATCTTTGTACACCTCCGTCTTTGTGTGGATGTTTTGGGTAGCGTGTGGCATTCCCGCATTGCTGCAGCAGCAAACAACAAGGTGGGGGCTTCACGCCACAAGATGTTTTGAAGAACAATCTGAAGGAACGACTTATGTGTACGCATCTTTCATTTTCTTCCTCATATCCTTCTTGTTTGTCATACTGAGCTACGTTTCAATTATGAAAGCTCTTTCCTCCCAGAGGAACATTCTGCAGGGCATGCATCGGAGGATGGCTAGATCAATGGTGCTGGGGATGCTCATTGTGTTTTTGGTCTGTGTTTTACCCTACCACCTTTCCCTCATCCCCTGGGAGTTAAGCAAGGCAAATACCAAGGGGACGCCTGGATGTGCCCCTCTTAAGGGCATAGATATAGTGCACAAATTGAATTTGGCTTTGTTGAGCATGAACAGCTGTGTTGACCCTATCATCTACTGCTTCTCCGTAAAGAGGTTTCGCAGAGAGTTGAAGAAGATATTCAGAAAACTGGCCCTGCGTCTGCCGTTTCAGGCACACACAATTGAGGCATCAGAAACTCAAATCAGGTCAAATTCACTCACTACTTCATAA